GGCGCCATCGTGGCCGGGGCGGTGCTCGGCAACTCGATGAACGACGTGGCCAGAGCGAAGATGGCCGCCGCCGCCCGGAAGAGCGCCGGTGACTACGAGGACGCTTCCACCGTGGCCGAGAGCGAGACGCCACCGACGGCCAAGTACCGCGCTGCTggcaccaccaccgccgccgccgccaacgccaCCACCAGCGCCCTCGCCAACACTACCAAACGGGCTAGGTATAGTATGCATCTATGTATCACACACCCTATCACGCTGAAAACGAGAGCCATGCAAGGGTGCGATCGTATTCTGGCCAGCATAGAAGACAGTCTGCGTATACGCAGTCCAAGTAAACACGTCTGGTCCCGTCTGGAAGACGGCGTGAAGGCGCCTCCGCGACATGACGCCACCTCGCGGTGACAAGTTaaacaaagaaaagcaagtaCTACGTAAGGTATTTTTAACGGTTTCTGCGTACAAACCTACGAAAGACACAACGCGACTTGCACATTAACCGCATGGAAAAGCGTGGCTACGTTTTTTGCACGCGCAGACAACCTTCCAGTCGAgtttccaagcgtcctgctcagACGCCATCTTGTCTAAGTAGCCTGCATCGCTTTTTATTTCGGCGTTATCTGCGCGAACTGTCTCCTTTGACGTCTTCGTCAGAATTGGAAAAAGATTTAACATGGCCTATAGTAAAACATTATCTCGGGCAAGCTGGTTCATACCTGAGAACGAAAAAGAATTCAGTGCGATCCCACTCCGTGAAGGTGGACGACCtgcgaagctgtttatgtgggccccttaatggcgaactgtctgcgtgcgtcaaacgccgtgtccacataaatggaaggcgaggcgcgactagtcgctcctccacgatgttgagcctcggacGATGATGAGGCACTGGGGGGTATACATACCCATGcattgttgcaaaacgcggcaagacaccttttactaacgaatccacACAGTACGTACAACAGACACGCGCCTCGCAGCATTCAGAGGGcgcacactgcttcaccgtagccaaggcgaccgtgcgttggtcgacgccccgcagtgcagtaatggttgtgaggtcactcgaaaacgaCAAGTGGTCACACACAGCACGGGTCACACAAAATTGattccccacaaactccctctgaaacctggccgttgctccggtgaaactttccaagtttgcgggatcgggACCACgtggacggttcgcatttctttccgcctggcggtcctggcgggcagcacgcttacgggaccgccaccacagGGGAGCGAAAGGAAATGAGATAAGCAAGCGCTTGCAATgctgacaaagagagggcggtgcgaacgtagacatggccgacgtggGTCAAAGTGTATCgattcttatcagcttaatatttGCTACGGGTTGTACCTGGATTTAAGATATTAAACTtggcaagttggcggagtgcttaaagtCTCTTTCCCCTCCGCCGGGGATCGGGCCGGTAGTGCAcaatcttcggggtcggcccacgtatggggatgaCTTCTCGATCTACAAggctcgatagacgcacgcaatttGTTACAGAATCTAGCTATatacagcctcgctgtaaaaCAGTGTAGTGCACAAGAAAGAAGGACGAGACAATACTCGTCTCGTCCATGCTTTATTTGCATTGTACTGATTTTCCTTCTCAGTTAAGATAGCTGCTGTCCACTTAGCCATCTATGGCGAGCATGGGAATTCAGATCATGTCCACTTTTTTCTTCGCGCTGATGCGCCTGACGTTCCGACCGCACAGTTCGACGTATCGTATGGTAGATTTCGGACATCCTTAATGTCCCGCGCCATACTGTAcaattcgccatcttgtcagctctgattggcccgcGGGGTTGCCGCGGCCTCTGCAATTGGCTCGAAATGCCGCCATTGCAGAATGTGACGGATGAATGGATATTACGCGCATCATCTTTGAAACGCGGTGGTGTCTGACGTCTGTAAGCTCAATCACTTGTAcctttaaggctaaaccccattagcgcgattttgcgcgcgacagcgacgagcgacgggttcgcgcgacggatcgggccgtcgcttgaacagatcgctcggtcttgtcgcgcgatcgctcggttttgcaaatctagaatttgtcgctcgtcgcccggaagtgctatgagcgactagccaatagcgcaaagccggaactggatgcacataactccagtacttccgattgttacacggaacgagcaaacgattgaatttttataagtgcaagaataagaacctactgcaagactttcagaaatattttatgctgctttttacagtaaaatacatcaacttaagttaataaagcacgcgtcacgctagtttcggcgcctatattgctgccctcataccggcaacactggggagacgtcgctcgaagtcatcgctcgcatggggtgcaacttgtaggcgacgagcgaacgcggcagccatctccatcgcgtcgcttgtcgctgtcgcgtgcaagatcgcttgcatggggtttatactttattctgCGCCTATTATCGACCTGTAAGACGCACAGTTCATGATTGTTCGCGCATATATGGTCGCTTCCTTGCGCGTCTTTGGTTTATCAAAATTCGTCAGTCTAAGGCTAGCGCTCCTGGCCCCTCCCTATTTCCGCAAATTATTTTTTCGCGCTAAAGGAAACtatgccacaaaaaaaaaaagaaaagacaacagcACCAACTGAGGAATAACTCTCTTCTTTAGTTAATAAATCAATAATTCTGAAATAAGATTATTCCCCTAAAATATATTCCATACGTTCCTCGCTTTAGGACTGGAAGTTATGATGATGACGACTTATTGGCACCCCCTATGAAACAGGGTGCGCGACAACTGCTCGCCTACCCTGCTCGAGCTAATTAAGTTGTAGATATTTATCGCCCTAGCAATTTGCGTCCGGGTCCGGCTCCCACCGAGCGGCAAGTTGTTATTTCGTTCACTTTCATATTCGCTTTAACTTACCATTTCTACACTCCAATTAAAACTACAAATAACTTCTCCGACGCTTTCCTCGGCTACGTTATCTGTTAATCGGCTTCGTTCGGTTGCGGCCATAACCAAAATCGCGGGGACCCCGGTTtacgcctttcttctcgttcgccAAGCGGCGTATAGACGCCCTATACATTCACTTCAACATGTCAGCTTTCTCCGCGCGGACAGCACTTCCCCATCTCGATACACTCATCCCGTGACGCGGGCATCACAGATCACAAACCTTTGTCCTCGTGACAACACATTGCTACGAACAGCGCGAAAGCCTCTCTCCTTCacaatgggaacagcgcgaacaagacgaggacggagtgaaaggacactccgtcgtcgtcttgttcgcgctgtttccgttaCGAATGTATAccaaactcgcccaactttccactttaataagAAAGACTCTCTGTCGTTCTTCGTTGGCGCTGCAGGACCACCAGGAGGACCACCCGTGAGGAGACGCCGGCCGTCGCGACGTTGGACGCGAGCCCCGACGACGAGGGGACGACGACCACCACGCgcaagagaaagaagaagaccaCGAGCGCCACCCGCACCACCGCCATCCGCAGGCGCAGGCGGAAGGCCAAGGTGGCCGCGGCCAAAGCCGAGGACGAGTGACGCCGCCGGAAAGCGCTGGGCCGCCGCTCGCCGTTTTGGCCCGTGAGAGGCGCCAATAAACTCCGATCGCCCCCCCTCTTCTCTGATCGGCCAAACCACGAACGGCTATACATATAGTGGTTTCTCGAACGTGGAACGAGGACACGACAATCCCGGGAACCTCTCAATTGCTGCGCGTTGCGCTGTACCGTAGATGCGGTTTGTGTACGGCGTTATTTGACCGGGGTTGGAGCGTCGGCAAGTGCGGCTAACAGAAGGAAGCGAGATATATGATCGAGGCTCGTATAGCATGCGGCCCTGGAACGCGCATCAGCACTCCAGATCACTGCAGCTTGATCGGAACCATCCTCGTCAGATTCTACTGCAGTCGGGCAGGGTAGCATATGACGTCAtgaatcgaagtgcaccggccttgtgctagaCGTCGAGGAGGCGTTGGCTGAGCACGAGATTGTGAGCTGAGCATTGCGCTCTCGCGATAGATAGCTTTCACGTCGTCACGGACGCAGCTTTCCAACGTGCTAGCACATAAACATGGTGGCCACGATGACATCAATTAAAACGACAGTAGTGAGGAGAAGCTAACGGAAACGATTCGGAGGGAGAACCACAGTCGCCGCAAACTGCTCGATCACAAATGGGCGAACGAAGTGAAGCCAATCGCAGGACTTCGCGGGGTTGAGGCCCAAGCATCTTCGCTGCACTTCAGGTTGTTTCTGGTCACCATCTCGCTGTGTGTTTTCCGGCGCTACCAAGTACGTGCTCGTCGCACGTGAGCGGCCGGAGGAGCAAGGGGGATTCGAGGTAGACCTATAGGGGGAGGGCCCTTATCAAAGTACGGAGAAAATAGGGGGAGGGGTTCTAGCAGCACGCTCACTACTGTCAGCTGGCATGCCTCACAGGGGGCCCTAGCCCAACCCTCCCCCCTCGGCATCCAACCCCCGGGTTCCGGCATTTCCGAGGGGCAGAACTGTCGCACCCGGACACTGACATTGCGTGACCGTCGAACAACAAGCCGAGCACGTTAATCTTCCCAAGCTACTCTGAAGAATTTCAAGCGACAAGGGTACCAGTGGGAAGCGCAAGACAGAAATGCGACGGTGGCGAGGAAATTTGCAAGTACACTGTGTGCGCGAGCTGGCAGGGAGAGGAAAATTGCAAATCAGTTTCCGCGGAAGTCCGTAAGGCGGGAGAAGAATCGTGAAAGGGAGGGAGGGAAGTCGTCATCCATCCAACAGTATAGCCGAGGCTACAAAGCGGAAGAAGAAAACAACAGAAAAGACCACGCGGGCAACCCTTTGCAGATTTAACTACCGTTGGGTGGACGACAATTTCTTCTTTCGGGAGAGGAAAATCGGAGGTCTATGACGACGACGCCTGCGCGCACGATGTTAATCGGTATAGACCCCCGGATACTTTGCTCGCACGCACAGCGCACCGAAAGCGGCTTCCAATGTGGTGAGCTACGAAGCGCCAAGGAACGGCCCGGACGCCTTGCGGCGAAGCCtaaggaaggagaagaaaaaaagaaagacgaagaaaaaaaaatgaacctggAGCCGCAGGGGCGCCATAAATCGAGGCCGATACATTATTCAGTGGGCCGCAGGGCCTCGCGAGGTTTGAAACCGGAGGAGCGGCGAGCGCAGCTACAAACCGCCGTCACAGCGCCTCCCTTCCATGCgcggctgcgacggcggcagcagcagcggactCTTCTACATAATGCCAACGATAAcgcgcgacgacgacgacgaccgagAAGCCCGCTGCCGTCTCACTTGCTTTCTCGTTCGCCGCATCGCGCCGTCGGCCAGCCCCACCAACGGCGATTTCCTTCGCGCGGCCTTTATCATATTTCGCGGCGATccttcgtttatttttatttttccgctTTAGAACGCGGCACCCGCGCACCGCTCGTCGCGAGAGAGGCCCCTTTTTTGTTTCACGACTGTGCGTGTCCGCCGAGGAAGACGCTCCTCGGACTTGCGGCCGCGGCGAGCCCATCGCTCGTCCTTCGCCAAGGACCGTTTAGGTTGGCCCTCCCCCCCGGCGCAAGATTTATCTTTTCACGCGCACAGCGGCGGCGGTTCTGCGGCGTCAGCTGCGAGCTTCTACTGCTGCGTGGCCAAGTTCCCCCTTTCGCTGTcatttttcctgttttcttcttcttccacctTTGTCTCCTCAATTTCCTTCCTCCTCTCCCggttacctctctctctctctctttcaagccGTCCACGAGAGAGCGCGCGCGCGATACGGCGGCAAGCGCGAGCCGGACGCCAGAAGCTCGTGCGGAAGGATAAGGAAGGAACGCGCGCAAAACACAACGCGGATGCAGAAATAACCAGACGTaaggaaagaaaagcgaaatgCGATGGGGACGCGTCGCCAACGGTGAAGTCATCGGTCAAACTGGAAAGTGGCGGCGGCGCCCACGGGACCCTGGCGGAAAACTGCGGCGACGaacgagagagcgagagaggggCGCTTgaccggcggcggcggcagcagcgctcCGTCACAACACGGCCCAGGAAGACCGCGGAGACGAGGAAAGAAA
The sequence above is drawn from the Dermacentor andersoni chromosome 7, qqDerAnde1_hic_scaffold, whole genome shotgun sequence genome and encodes:
- the LOC129385326 gene encoding uncharacterized protein, with the translated sequence MADVQAFPPDGLEEALLGNQQAEGQGRPFMGKTPSILKGAVYPRQGEYDAGLGPPGSGPGGAGGQAGGDQQQPPPRRERPPPWGFYALVTTLAVGAIVAGAVLGNSMNDVARAKMAAAARKSAGDYEDASTVAESETPPTAKYRAAGTTTAAAANATTSALANTTKRARTTRRTTREETPAVATLDASPDDEGTTTTTRKRKKKTTSATRTTAIRRRRRKAKVAAAKAEDE